The following proteins are co-located in the Vicinamibacterales bacterium genome:
- a CDS encoding (deoxy)nucleoside triphosphate pyrophosphohydrolase: protein MSAATPIVVVAAVIERDGTYLLTLRPRGSHLAGHWEFPGGKREPHETDAEALRRELHEELDILAEVGDLVHAVTHAYGDRTVELRFYACAFQGAPKPMIGQDVRWVARQDLPGLPFPEADADLIRLLAGPV from the coding sequence ACGCCGATCGTCGTCGTGGCCGCCGTCATCGAACGCGACGGCACCTACCTGCTCACCCTGCGTCCGCGGGGCTCGCATCTGGCAGGACACTGGGAGTTCCCGGGGGGCAAGCGCGAGCCGCACGAGACCGATGCCGAGGCCCTGCGGCGGGAACTGCACGAGGAGCTCGACATCCTCGCGGAGGTCGGGGACCTGGTGCACGCCGTCACCCACGCCTACGGGGACCGCACCGTGGAATTGCGCTTCTATGCGTGCGCGTTCCAGGGCGCGCCCAAGCCCATGATTGGCCAGGACGTGCGGTGGGTGGCCCGCCAGGACCTGCCCGGCCTCCCGTTTCCCGAGGCGGACGCCGACCTCATCCGGCTGCTCGCCGGTCCGGTCTGA